Proteins from one Ranitomeya variabilis isolate aRanVar5 chromosome 1, aRanVar5.hap1, whole genome shotgun sequence genomic window:
- the PACRGL gene encoding PACRG-like protein isoform X2 — MSTSSRAQSRSAATRSKTTPVPSASAAPAGASRAKPSDKLNPKTIDPFADTQRSSSPFAAIYSKGGIPCRLVHGSVKHRLQWERPPETVPFDPLLITLAEVHADGGVFERGLNGLVQMSTVVGPHLNIHLKNLLTSLSKRLMDRKYKDGVTSALQKLEQYGGKESLGIIKSKIPTYCSIYS; from the exons ATGTCGACGTCCTCCAGAGCCCAATCCAGGAGTGCAGCCACGAGAAGTAAGACGACCCCGGTGCCCTCCGCATCTGCAGCCCCGGCTGGAGCAAGTCGTGCGAAACCAAGCGACAAGCTGAACCCCAAGACGATAGATCCG TTTGCTGACACCCAGCGCTCGTCCTCCCCATTTGCAGCGATATATTCTAAAGGCGGCATTCCCTGCAG GTTGGTCCATGGTTCTGTGAAGCATCGGTTACAATGGGAGCGTCCTCCAGAAACCGTTCCATTCGACCCTCTGCTCATCACTTTAGCTGAG GTACATGCTGATGGGGGAGTTTTTGAGAGAGGACTGAATGGTTTGGTGCAGATGAGCACTGTTGTGGGGCCGCATCTGAATATTCATCTGAAGAATCTACTAACCAGT CTTTCCAAAAGACTAATGGACAGGAAATACAAGGATGGAGTCACATCTGCGTTACAGAAGCTTGAACAGTACGGAGGAAAG GAAAGTCTTGGAATAATCAAATCTAAAATACCAACCTActgctctatatacagctga
- the PACRGL gene encoding PACRG-like protein isoform X1 codes for MSTSSRAQSRSAATRSKTTPVPSASAAPAGASRAKPSDKLNPKTIDPFADTQRSSSPFAAIYSKGGIPCRLVHGSVKHRLQWERPPETVPFDPLLITLAEGLKETKHPYTFVSQEGFRELLMVPGAAEKALPILPKVAAALKGALVHADGGVFERGLNGLVQMSTVVGPHLNIHLKNLLTSLSKRLMDRKYKDGVTSALQKLEQYGGKESLGIIKSKIPTYCSIYS; via the exons ATGTCGACGTCCTCCAGAGCCCAATCCAGGAGTGCAGCCACGAGAAGTAAGACGACCCCGGTGCCCTCCGCATCTGCAGCCCCGGCTGGAGCAAGTCGTGCGAAACCAAGCGACAAGCTGAACCCCAAGACGATAGATCCG TTTGCTGACACCCAGCGCTCGTCCTCCCCATTTGCAGCGATATATTCTAAAGGCGGCATTCCCTGCAG GTTGGTCCATGGTTCTGTGAAGCATCGGTTACAATGGGAGCGTCCTCCAGAAACCGTTCCATTCGACCCTCTGCTCATCACTTTAGCTGAG GGTCTCAAGGAAACCAAACACCCATACACGTTTGTATCCCAGGAAGGCTTCAGGGAATTACTGATGGTTCCTGGTGCTGCAGAAAAAGCTCTGCCCATCTTACCCAAAGTTGCCGCTGCTTTGAAAGGTGCCCTC GTACATGCTGATGGGGGAGTTTTTGAGAGAGGACTGAATGGTTTGGTGCAGATGAGCACTGTTGTGGGGCCGCATCTGAATATTCATCTGAAGAATCTACTAACCAGT CTTTCCAAAAGACTAATGGACAGGAAATACAAGGATGGAGTCACATCTGCGTTACAGAAGCTTGAACAGTACGGAGGAAAG GAAAGTCTTGGAATAATCAAATCTAAAATACCAACCTActgctctatatacagctga